The following DNA comes from Rosa rugosa chromosome 5, drRosRugo1.1, whole genome shotgun sequence.
TGGCAAAAGTAAACAAATATTCCTCAATTGAAGAATGCATACAACTTGTGTTCCAGGCCATACAATAAAGCCATTGCTGCTCTCAAGGAAGCCAAAAAGGCAAAAAGAGGTCAGGTCTGGTAACTATAATGTAAGCCTTGCACGTGAAGACAGATTCGAAGCCATAAGCAAGTACTAGTCATGATTTAACCACTATCTTTAGTAATATTTTAGCTGTTTCTTTCTGAGATTCTGGTGAAATGATAATCTACATTATGCTATATTTGGTTATTGTTAGAAGAGGGTATTACATATGCTTTACGAGGACATGGGGCTTCATGGCTCTTTCCAAACCTCCATTTATTGGCATTGCATTAGGTTTAGGATAATACAATCTTTGATATGTAGGGCTGCACTGTCATGATCTTAATTCTTAACATAAGCCTTTTCTGAAGTTTTACTATGTAAAATGTAATAGGAAAATGTCTTTACAGTTAGTTTGgattaaataaaatcacaagAGTGCAAGAACCACACAAAATATTGTAACTTCAATTAGACCAGTGCCATATTAGAGGATAACAAATATCAAACAAACTCAATAGCATCAAAATCATAAATAAGAAACACAGTGAAAAATTGAAACACAACCAACAAAATGATATTAGCCCATCTATTTCATTATTGTGATTTTCATAAAGCATATCGAACACACTCGAATGAAGTGTACATTGAAAATAAGTTCAATTACATTAAGAGCAATAGGCAGGATGACCTTTGTTCTTCAGATTCAGACACAAACTGTAGTGGGTTTGTAATCAAACACAAGGACTTTCTCCAAATGGGAGAGGAACAAGTTAGCAAAATCAACATGGGCAGGATGAGCTACATACTCCGCAACAGCCTCAGTACTCTTAAAGCTGGACTCGAAGATATGAGTGAAACCTTGATGCAGGTTCTCAATGCTCACGTCCTTTCCCCTGATCACATATCATTCATAAAATTATAATAAGTACATATGCAGACATGCTAATTAACAGAAACTTCTCTAACTCCTGAAAAAACTTCAAGAGTGCACTTAGTTGTGAAAAAGTTTTAAGATGCAGGACTTCAAGACAAGTAAGATAGTCAGTCATGTCTAAAAACCCATGAAAGGTAAAGAACTTTATCAGTGTCAATGATTGGCCTTTCAGTTAGATGAACTACTTGATCAAAATGTTTTACGTCCACCTACAATAGCAGGAAATTTGGGATTACGTCATTCCCAGTTTCCCACAATTTTATACCAAATATGAAAATAGTGAAACTGGCAACACCAGCCGGGGTTAAGCTAGAATTTGAGTTTCTGGCAAAAACTCAGCTCCCATTTTAAGTACAAATTTAGCTAAACTTTGATGCTTGAACCCGTCTAGTAGTACTCAAATCCTTTTTAGGCATCAAACTTTCAGTGATTTTGTTCCTCTCAGAAAAATAGGGGATTAATTTTGGCTATTGGTGCCAAAAAGTCTTGGCTTTTGATTTGATTCCTACATTGGTTCAGCAAAGCAAGCTAAACCCAAAAGGATTGGACTTTTGAAAATCAATGAGAATCTTCATCAGTTGAAGATCTGAGAATTGAACTTGGTATAAACCAGATCACAAGTGAGTGTTAAGGAAAATAGTATAGTGGGTACCAGTGGAAGGACTCCATGGGATCAATGAGATTGACGAGGTTGGCATAGCCTTTGATGAGTTGGTCAATCTGAGACTCAGAGACTCCTTCTTTGAACTTGGCTAGCAATACATGCTTCACCACTCCCTTTGCttcctccatctctctctctctctctctctgtttcttagtttttctttctgtcTTAGCTCTTCCGGGTCTTATCTTgtgcttttcatttttcaccACTCCACCAAACAACGCAACATTATTAATACACTTCTTTTTAATTGgttttcaaaagaaaattttgttgtattttaattggagttataaattcttaaatatgtagtTGGAGCAAAAATAGATATCACTTATCAAAGCAAAattatgaaaaacaaaaaaacaaaaagaaaaattatcaaGAGGCGAAGAGAGAAGTATAGTTTGTAGTTTATAAAAGTAAATATTATgttatcttaaaaaaaaaaaaaaattaaaaaaatatttaaagaaaTACACAATTCTCTAAACGTAGTGTACAACAGTGATGCTGATGCCACGAATGCTATGTTATATTTTTGACAAATATTGTCTTCTATACTATATTTAAGAGAAGATGGCTTGCTCATCATAACTgaaattttttacttttatacccctaaaatattaaataactTTATATATCTTTGTActtgtcaaaaataaaaaagtcataaattaaataaataaggattaaattcagtttacccccctgaggtttgggggtaatttcatgttagttcatgtcctctcaatttaatcagtttaccccttgagcttttcaattctcctcaaccgtgtccatgcCGTCCAATTTAGACGTTAAGTCTTTAAAAAAAATccactttaagggctaaaattgtcatttcaaggaaaaaaaaccataacaaattttttttttatcatggtttttttttatattatttctctcttattgaagaagaagaagatttttttttttgggtcatgtttttaattctctctcattgaagaagaagaagaaactttttttttaaaatggtcatttcaaggaaaaaaaacaccatgacaaaaaaaaattcttttttttttttttttgtcatgatttttatttatttatttctatatttatttctctctcattgaagaagaatatttttttttttgtcatggttttttttttaattctctctcattgaagaagaagaagaagagaattaaaataaaacaaatcatgaccaaaaaaaaaaattcttcttcttcttcttcaatgagagagaattaaattaaaaaaaaaaataagaattttttttttgtcatggtgttttttttccttgaaatgacaattttaaaaaaaaatttcttcttcttcaatgagagagaaattttttttaaaaaaagaattttttttttgtcatggtgttccttgaaatgacaattttagcccttaaagtgggTTTTTTTGTCAAAcgtaacgtccaaattggacagaATGGACACGAttgaggaaaattgaaaagctcgaggggtaaactgattaaattgagaggacaaggactaacatgaaattactcccaaacctcagggggagtaaactgaatttaatccaataaataattaataagaatATTTATTATTTTCAGAAACTAATTACCCACTTCTCCACACccatcactacaaaaaaaaattgcaatggcCACGGCGCAATGCCGTAGCTAAAACTtcatttgccgtcgcaaatgacTTTTGGCGACGGCAAAGCTTCTGTcaccgttggtggcgtcgccaatgCTATTTGCTACGATAAATGCGCCGTCGTAAGAGTATTAGCGACGGCAAAAGGTTTGCCGTCGCAAGAATCATGCGACTGAAAAATGCCGTCGCCAATACCAATAGCGACGCCAAAAgtcatttgcgacggcaaaaacgCCGTCGCAAAAGTgttatttatgaataaaaaaaatttggcatgcaaattttttttttttttggataaaagctatacaaaaaaaaataaagcttATACAAAAAGGAATGAAGCTTATACAAAAGGgatacattttaatttttctcatgaATGTTACAAAAGGAATGAAGCTTCTACGAAAGTTTACAAGATGATTAAgctttacaaggaaacatacaCTTTTGTTTTAATCTTCCTCGACTTCAAGATTAAAACAGAAGCTGCTCACCAAGCCTGACTGGGAAGAAACATGAGCTTACCAAGCTGCTCACCAAgcttgaattgatgctttaaaGCCCTACCTATATGACAAATTTTACACAGTCAAAATGTTAAATATATACAACCTTGAAGAAATATATAACAAAGCAGCAGCTAACAATCTTCAATTATATAACAAAGCAGTAGCTAGCTAGAAGCTAATGCTACCAAAAGCCTAAACTAGATAAACAAAAGCATAAATGCATCTAGGTATATTTTTAGATGGtgttacagttacttggtcagttacatggtcagttacttgaccagttacagttacttggtcagttacatggtcagttacatgtaactgaccaagtaactgaccacgaTATTACATCAAGAACAGTATTCATGAATTACAGAATTTCAGATCTTTtggtctaaaaggaaaaagcaacCCAACATGAAACAGAGAAACCACTCACCAATATTGTAATAGCATCTGTAGTGCTTTCACTcttaagttcttcttcaatggaACTCTCCGATGAGAAAGCATTTGCAAGTTTTAGATTGCACCATTTGCAACAGCTCATCCTATCACAAATGCAATACAAATCTTAGACTTCAAAACAATAAATTATCTATTTTCATACTGAACAACCAGGAAAAAACAATTACACAAAGCTAAACTATAACTGAATTACAGAGAGGTAAACCTTTGCCAGCTCAATGAAGGCCTTCTCCCATGCCActgctctttcaatttcatTCCCCTCTTTATTAATAGCATTGTTTACATGATAAGTTATTATAAATGCTGATGCCTGTTTTGGAAATATCAAAACGTATGTGTACAATATCCGAAATCAATTATGTATGTGTCTTCTAGGTCGATGAAAGAATGGCTAATATTTATCACAACTCTCAATCATTTAAGTGTCATCAGTAGAACATAAGTGTTTATGATAATTATGAATGAATAAAAATGGACTTTCAAAACATAAAGTATAAATCTGTACAAGTTTTCATGAGAGGGAGGAGGGGGTATTCACATCACTCACCTCCCTTTGATGACCAACTACGGACATGCTTGTTACTGATGTTGTCCCAGAGATTCCAAGTATTTAAGAAGTGACTGATCATCACCAATAGAACCAAATGCACCTTCATGGACCTAGAATTATTCAAAAACAGTAAACATTGAATGTAAGAGGCAGATAAAAGCACAAGTATGCTGGTGTTCTGATTTGATTGTCGAAATTTTGGTATTCTTTTGCAAGTATTCAGGATTAGGGTGAGCTACagctacttgatcagttacatggtcagttacttggtcagtcaCTTGACCAattacagttacttggtcagttacatggtcagttacttgaccagttacagttacttggtcagttacatgtaactgaccatgtaactgaccacgATATTACATCAAGAACAGTATTCATGAATTACAGAATTTCAGATCTTTtggtctaaaaggaaaaagcaacCCAACATGAAACAGAGAAACCACTCACCAATATTGTAATAGCATCTGCAGTGCTTTCACTcttaagttcttcttcaatggaACTCTCCGATGAGAAAGCATTTGCAAGTTTTAGATTGCACCATTTGCAACAGCTCATCCTATCACAAATGCAATACAAATCTTAGACTTCAAAACAATAAATTATCTATTTTCATACTGAACAACCAGGAAAAAACAATTACACAAAGCTAAACTATAACTGAATTACAGAGAGGTAAACCTTTGCCAGCTCAATGAAGGCCTTCTCCCATGCCActgctctttcaatttcatTCCCCTCTTTATTAATAGCATTGTTTACAGGATAAGTTATTATAAATGCTGATGCCTGTTTTGGAAATATCAAAACGTTTATCAAAGACTCCAAGACTCAATCTTGCTTTCAACTTGAAATGATTTAAAATACACTCaagttcaagaaaaaaaaataggaaaaaagaaaggataAAATCATTACCTCAGAATAGTTTTTCCCAGAGAAACCACCTAAAAGCAGTGCTGGGATCAAGAGGAGCTTTATCTGTGCTTTcttatttttctgaaaatttatgaGAAACTAGACAGTACAGGTCAAGCATACAACTGATAGCAAAAAACATATTCTAGATCAAACAGTAAGAGCAGTAACAGATGTGCAGATGgacaaaatatttgaaattagacAAGCCAAGTGAAAATCAAATGAATCATGCCAAACCAAATTCATAAAGCCCTTTAAATCAAATTTGGAATCCGAACAGCTGAACTCATCAAACAATTATCATACAACCCTAAATCAGAAAAAATacgaacaaaaagaaaaaagaaatcaaatcTGGAATATGGATTAGAAACCCTAGATTAGATAGATACCATAGATCGGCGAGACAGATTCGCAGGTAGCTGAGAGGCTGGTCAAATGCCCACTAAATTGAGTATGAGATCTTGCCCTTCAGGAGGTTCCGGTCGAAATGTTAGATATGGAATTTCAGCTGCAGGAACATGATAATGACGGCATGGCTGTGGTCGATCGTCCTGGTGATGACGCGTTGCGGTGAAGTGGACGGCGAAGACGCTAATGGTGGATTCCACGGTCATGGTGATGTGGATGATGCTTCGGGTTATGGCGATGGAGggagaggaaagaaaagaagagagagagagagagagaaaggaattCAGAGGGAGTGAAGTTTTTCTCTCTTTCGTTGGTCAGAGTTTCATAGAGATAAGATAAAATTTTGCTACTCTCTAGTCTCTGCTGTCTCATGCCTTCACACGACGGCAGTCGATTGCAGTAGCCGTATATTAGTGTTTTGCTACCCTTATTGCCACGGCACCTCAATTATGTAGCATAGTTCTTATATTCTTGCGACGGCGGAAGTTTGCCGAAGTTAAAGCATCATCAATGGCGACGGCAAATGCTTGCCGATGCAAACTGCCGTGACGGTtacaattcttttttgtagtgcatAGGGTGTGAACAGTTTCTAGTGTTATTTatatttaattgtatttaaatctAGTTATGACTCTTAGCCCTAATTAAATATTTCAAACTACCAGGTAGCGTCTTTATTGGAGAGAAGAAACAGAAGGGACGTGCAAGGTACCGTCACCAACCCTCTTGCCCTCTCATTCAAAAAATAATTCTGCAGAATCCTAAGACCAAAGAGACTTCCATAGCTTATCTTAAGTTTCAACTGCCTAGACTCGACCaccacaccccccccccccccgaatCCGCCCCTACGAATCGTAAATTGTAAAAGACGGGCGGTCATTCACCGAACGGTAAAACGATAGAAAGAAACACACGTGTATCGGGGTTGACGTCAAACACGTTTAATGCACagcagtatatatatatattttaataaagggctggtgcggctgccttcaagccttgattaatgaaaccgtcgaatacaagggggggacattgagcctaaacccctgattacaataggcacccagagtacatcctgaaataatatcatgagtctctactaaacaattgtattcaaatactcaccaactagcaaagaacgcgctccagacggttctatttgcttcccagcggtgacacaacggaaagataactcggtcTACAACTCGAAGACAGCATAGCATAATATCAAttctcacagctttcccaccatgttgccactggaaaatacatccagtgaagtttcaccctgccactaggaggtagcgaccatttgacaaagcaaggaactcgccgcctacctagggtagacaaggcactttgagtgcacacacaggaACAAAGCCCGACTAACCCTACACAACTAATGTAGAGACTTATTAATCGCAAAAAGCACAGCagaaataaaaaacataaataaataataacaagaaataaaaaaacagcATGGTCTGGGCGCAAGAATTGAGACCAATCCCACCCTCCAGCCCAGAACGGGCCCACACGTCATATCCAAGACCAGAAGATTAGGTCCCGATTGGTTCTCTTGCTCCCGGCCCAAGTCGGCGATTGCACCAGTCCTCCGGTCCCGCCTCCAGATCTGCCGCCCCACCACCTGCGTCGGGCCACCATCAGGTCACCGTCCCCAACCAACCACCAGCGGATGACAGCCTCCGTCACCATCCCCACCGCATACCGGCTGCTGTGCGTCGGGATCTGAGACGAAAACCCAAGCAGCACCGTCGGCAAACCCACACACCATCGATCCATCCCAACCACCCTTCGATCCAACCCCATCAGCCATCGAAACCAACCCTGCCACCATCCAGATCGCAGACCAAAGACAGATGTAGCCACAACCTTCCCAAGAgcacaacaaaagaaaacccatTCCCACCCCGATCGCAGGACATCAGACCGGCCAACCAGTGACACAGCCCTTCCGGCCGCACGTAGCGTGCACCGGCAAGGCCAGTGCCGAGGCGCAGCCGGACAGGTGCAAAGACGAAAACGGcgctctctcctctctctctgtttttttttagtgGTCTACAATTTTAATAACACAGCAGTATATTTATGAAAactgcgtttttttttttatggtctAGTGCACTATCTCTATGAaaatgttatttttgttttttcaatgtGATTTGTTGGAAAGAGTATATTATAGggtaaaagataaaaaaaaaattatggcctATCAACATGTCGATACATCAAATGTATACGCAAGGTGACCTGATTGAAGTGCTTGCCTTCAACCTAGTCAAGGAAAGTTTCTGCTGGTTGTTTCTTAGAGTTTGTATTCCTCCATCAAAATTCAATATTAATATATGGATGAAGTCATTTTAGTGTGGTATAGTCTCATGTCCTGAGTATCTTTATATatactagccttcctgcacgcgcTTTGCGCGTGCAAAAGGGCCTCCCTCGCCCGGgcgtttattttgtttttcggAGCTTATTATGTTTTAATATTAAGAAGCTGCTATTTATTTAAAAATGGTTTGAAAATTAATGTTTTTGCAGCAACTATTTTGAGGTAGAGTTTCTGtattttatttaaggaaatctcgactgttacgtcccgaacccaaattcacctgtttactagtcagttggacggtaaacgacaatttctttcactttttactcttTTCGGTAACTTTggtggccctaaaagtcgactttttgttcgggtcagaatTTAAGAAAAGTTttttcacgaaagttgtagaggacgttcaaccgagcgcgtgcatatgtggttcgtaaaaatcggagctcgtatgcgaaagttataagcgaaaatgtaaaagttactgtggtgagttgccatttttggaaacttacccagttttctctctcttctttcccgatcattttctcctcttcggtccgattcttcctcctccgatttcttccttCTTCGGCCGACCCAGGACGGAATCCAGGCACCGACAAGCTCGCCTCTTCCTACTTGTCACGTCGGTGATGGTGTTTTGCAGTGATTCggccggaggagctcgattTGGAGCCGTGAACTTCACTATAGCAGATCGGAactttcgtcgatttccggcgaatctggccgtctccggccaccaaactggcgtcgaaggttcggtttttgccaaggatcaatttgcccctagccttgagccacgatttgcagtgtggaggtcgaatcgacgatttcaaatcctagggttcttgggtttttctggaaaaacttcACCGACCAATTTCGATCACTtacaggtaaaattggaacttgttgtagttgaatgaatggttgggtttgttgagtagaagctactgtccaaatttggtggccatcagaGGTGGtagccgccggcgcgtgggcctcacgcgccgccactgtgggtggcgtgtggtggcgcgtagggctgacatttaattccaatttttagcccattaaatcctataatttgagtggagcttgtttatgaagtttggtaatttttggaggagttacgaattgattatgaatttctgaaattAAGGGTTTCGAATATCGATTtccgagaatccgaccgtcggatttctctcgAGTTTACTTTAGAATTTGTAATTCGACGAATAGAATTTTTTGATGAAGTTTGGATGGAATCCTAGGTGATTTGAAGGAGTTGAGGTCGGGAAACGTTTAGAATTCAACGTTTAATTATCGAATAGTTAAATTTCGTCCTGTAATTATATTCTTACGAATGTCattcgtacaggacgaggtaccgacccatcgctcgacgaggatccttacgcttggataccatgttagccgtatactgtgagtggacttttgtttttaaataatgatgcatgcatttacttCGCAATTACTGATTtgtttaattatcgttttatttatcgagcatttaaatttggttttgtttataaATGGTTATATTTGGaattgtatttatgatttgCATTTGGGAATATGATTTCgattatggagattatgatttatgtgatttcgacgaattattttccgaagtatttccggaatttaatattataattttattcgtcgattttaAGATTTTAAGGAATATTATTGGAAATGGGATTTCTCGAGggaattatattatatattattcctcacttatttatttatgatttcgagaatatttttttggcgtgcggggtcacgtcattggcatATGTATTTTCTTGTGAGgtgttggggaagccttattggttttcagttttcgtatggattttaacccaccatacctgggtcgtcatatttattgctagctagcctattagtactcctccctgcttactatgtgtttgtgggtgagtaagagcagagcatgggatgctccagagtgtgggacactccgacccgagcctgggaggctcccttctcgtatggtgataacttcttccccatactttttcgtgacttgactagcggggctagtccgttattttcgtaaccagcggggctggtgtgttttcacgagaattttggatttcgatgttatcgtaaccagcggggctggtgtgtttttacgagaatcttggatttgttgataaatgtgtttttctttaatgttgcatgcatcgggtttttaaaaggaataaatgtggaaaagcacaaaacccacttttctttacaattatttatttatttattttgtccactcacgctaacgttttatgtgcttttcccctgggcccttcggtttcaaatgcccagtctgcagagtagctggttcggcatagtaggattcggggcatagcatctgctgctgttgttttcatattgtaggttaatcgttgaacctacttgtattatgaattcttaatcttctttagattgctctgataacctgtgggacaattGTTGTAAAGTTTGGGTGTTGCCCCTGTGTATGTTGAAATGTTCGGTTTTTAGTTgtaaattgtggag
Coding sequences within:
- the LOC133710347 gene encoding stress-response A/B barrel domain-containing protein HS1 is translated as MEEAKGVVKHVLLAKFKEGVSESQIDQLIKGYANLVNLIDPMESFHWGKDVSIENLHQGFTHIFESSFKSTEAVAEYVAHPAHVDFANLFLSHLEKVLVFDYKPTTVCV